The following proteins are co-located in the Bacillus pumilus genome:
- a CDS encoding DNA-directed RNA polymerase subunit alpha has translation MIEIEKPKIETVEISDDAKYGKFVVEPLERGYGTTLGNSLRRILLSSLPGAAVTSIQIDGVLHEFSTIEGVVEDVTTIILNIKKLALKIYSEEEKTLEIDVQDEGTVTAADITHDSDIEILNPDLHIATLGKNASFRVRLTAQRGRGYSPADTNKRDDQPIGVIPIDSIYTPVSRVTYQVENTRVGQITNYDKLTLDVWTDGSTGPKEAIALGSKILTEHLNIFVGLTDEAQHAEIMVEKEEDQKEKVLEMTIEELDLSVRSYNCLKRAGINTVQELANKTEEDMMKVRNLGRKSLEEVKAKLEELGLGLRKDD, from the coding sequence ATGATCGAAATTGAAAAACCAAAAATCGAAACGGTTGAAATCAGCGACGATGCCAAGTATGGCAAGTTTGTCGTAGAGCCACTTGAGCGTGGATATGGTACCACTTTAGGGAACTCCCTTCGTCGTATCCTTTTATCCTCACTTCCTGGTGCAGCTGTAACATCGATCCAGATAGATGGTGTCTTACACGAATTCTCAACGATCGAAGGCGTGGTTGAAGATGTTACAACGATTATCTTAAACATTAAAAAGCTTGCACTCAAAATCTACTCTGAAGAAGAGAAGACGCTTGAAATTGATGTACAAGATGAAGGTACTGTAACAGCTGCTGATATTACACACGACAGCGATATTGAAATCTTAAATCCAGATCTTCACATCGCAACTCTTGGCAAGAATGCGAGCTTCCGTGTTCGCTTAACTGCACAAAGAGGTCGCGGGTATAGTCCTGCTGATACAAACAAAAGAGACGATCAGCCAATCGGTGTGATTCCGATCGACTCAATCTATACACCTGTATCTCGTGTGACTTATCAAGTGGAGAACACCCGTGTTGGGCAAATCACAAACTATGATAAACTAACACTAGATGTATGGACTGATGGAAGCACGGGACCGAAAGAAGCGATCGCTCTAGGTTCTAAGATTTTAACTGAACACCTTAATATTTTCGTTGGGTTAACTGACGAAGCTCAGCATGCAGAAATTATGGTTGAGAAAGAAGAAGACCAAAAAGAAAAAGTGCTTGAAATGACAATTGAAGAGCTTGATCTTTCTGTTCGTTCTTACAACTGTTTGAAGCGTGCGGGTATTAACACTGTTCAAGAGCTTGCTAACAAGACAGAAGAGGATATGATGAAAGTTCGTAACCTTGGACGTAAATCTCTTGAAGAAGTGAAAGCGAAACTAGAAGAACTTGGACTGGGTCTTCGTAAAGACGATTGA
- the rplQ gene encoding 50S ribosomal protein L17, translated as MAYRKLGRTSAQRKAMLRDLTTDLIINERIETTETRAKELRSVVEKMITLGKRGDLHARRQAAAYIRNEVANAETNQDALQKLFADVATRYEDRQGGYTRIMKLGPRRGDGAPMAVIELV; from the coding sequence ATGGCATACAGAAAGCTAGGACGCACTAGTGCACAACGTAAAGCAATGCTTCGTGACCTAACGACTGATTTGATCATCAACGAACGCATCGAAACAACTGAAACACGTGCGAAAGAACTTCGCTCTGTAGTTGAAAAAATGATCACTCTTGGCAAACGCGGAGATCTTCATGCTCGCCGTCAAGCTGCAGCTTACATTCGTAACGAAGTAGCTAACGCTGAAACAAACCAAGATGCACTTCAAAAATTGTTCGCTGACGTTGCAACTCGCTACGAAGATCGCCAAGGTGGATACACTCGTATCATGAAGCTTGGACCTCGTCGCGGCGATGGCGCACCAATGGCTGTCATTGAATTAGTTTAA
- a CDS encoding energy-coupling factor ABC transporter ATP-binding protein, with the protein MGKTLIDVKDIVFRYHKDADKPALDQVSLHVNQNEWLAIVGHNGSGKSTLARVLNGLILPDAGTVKVGEIELKEESVWDIRKKVGMVFQNPDNQFVGSTVRDDVAFGLENNGVERELMIERVDWAVKQVNMLEFLDQEPHHLSGGQKQRVAIAGVLAASPDIMILDEATSMLDPIGREEVLETVRLLKEQGTVTVISITHDLDEAAKADRVIVLNGGKKFAEGTPEEVFELDEQLVQIGLDLPFSYRLSKQLKQQGVPLANAHLTQEGLVKELWTLRSKN; encoded by the coding sequence ATGGGGAAGACATTAATTGACGTAAAGGACATTGTATTTCGTTATCACAAAGATGCGGACAAGCCCGCTTTAGATCAAGTGTCATTGCATGTGAATCAAAATGAATGGCTCGCCATTGTTGGTCATAACGGTTCAGGTAAATCCACACTTGCCCGTGTGCTGAATGGGCTCATTTTACCGGATGCTGGAACGGTCAAAGTTGGTGAGATTGAGCTAAAAGAAGAGAGTGTTTGGGATATTCGCAAAAAGGTCGGAATGGTCTTTCAAAACCCAGATAACCAATTCGTTGGCTCGACGGTTCGTGATGATGTGGCTTTTGGTTTAGAAAATAATGGGGTTGAGCGGGAATTGATGATAGAACGTGTAGATTGGGCTGTCAAACAGGTCAATATGCTGGAGTTTCTTGATCAAGAGCCGCACCATCTATCAGGCGGGCAAAAGCAGAGAGTCGCCATTGCAGGTGTGCTTGCCGCAAGCCCTGACATCATGATCTTGGATGAAGCAACATCAATGCTTGATCCGATTGGCCGGGAAGAAGTGTTAGAGACTGTTAGACTGCTGAAGGAACAAGGAACGGTCACAGTCATTTCCATCACACATGATTTAGACGAGGCTGCGAAGGCAGATCGCGTCATTGTGCTGAATGGTGGGAAGAAATTTGCCGAGGGAACACCAGAAGAAGTATTTGAACTAGATGAACAGCTGGTTCAAATTGGACTTGATCTTCCATTTTCCTACCGGTTAAGCAAGCAATTGAAGCAGCAAGGTGTGCCGCTTGCAAATGCCCATTTGACACAAGAAGGATTGGTGAAAGAGCTATGGACATTACGATCAAAGAATTAG
- a CDS encoding energy-coupling factor ABC transporter ATP-binding protein, which produces MDITIKELEHRYQMKTPFERLALYDVNATIKEGSYVAVIGHTGSGKSTLLQHLNGLLKPTKGSIALGDTVLQANKKQKDLKSLRKKVGIVFQFPEHQLFEETILKDICFGPMNFGVPQEKAEAKAKEMLKLVGLSESLLSRSPFELSGGQMRRVAIAGVLAMEPEVLVLDEPTAGLDPRGRKEIMDMFYELHQKANLTTILVTHSMEDAAHYADQMIVMHKGTVKATGTPRELFANRTDMSSFGLDLPETIKFQQAVEEKLGITFPRPLLTMDEMTEALTAFYQEDTTS; this is translated from the coding sequence ATGGACATTACGATCAAAGAATTAGAGCATCGTTATCAAATGAAAACGCCGTTTGAGCGTCTCGCTTTGTATGATGTCAATGCTACCATCAAAGAAGGCAGCTATGTCGCTGTCATTGGTCATACGGGCTCTGGCAAATCCACATTGCTGCAGCACTTAAATGGATTACTCAAACCGACAAAAGGAAGCATTGCACTTGGAGATACAGTCTTACAAGCCAACAAAAAGCAGAAGGATTTGAAATCCCTCCGGAAAAAAGTAGGCATCGTGTTCCAGTTTCCTGAGCATCAGCTCTTTGAGGAGACCATCCTTAAGGATATCTGCTTTGGTCCAATGAATTTCGGCGTTCCTCAGGAGAAGGCAGAAGCGAAGGCGAAGGAGATGCTGAAGCTTGTAGGCCTTTCTGAATCCTTATTATCTCGATCACCCTTTGAATTAAGCGGCGGTCAAATGAGACGTGTGGCGATTGCGGGTGTTCTAGCGATGGAGCCAGAAGTGCTTGTACTTGATGAGCCGACTGCAGGGTTAGATCCACGCGGGCGCAAAGAAATCATGGACATGTTTTATGAGCTTCATCAGAAAGCAAACCTCACCACGATTTTGGTTACACACAGTATGGAGGATGCAGCCCATTATGCGGATCAAATGATTGTGATGCATAAAGGAACAGTGAAGGCGACAGGTACGCCGAGAGAATTGTTTGCCAATCGTACAGACATGTCTTCTTTTGGTCTCGATCTCCCAGAAACGATTAAATTCCAGCAGGCTGTAGAAGAAAAGCTGGGCATCACGTTTCCAAGGCCGCTTCTGACCATGGATGAAATGACAGAAGCCTTAACAGCTTTTTATCAGGAGGACACGACATCATGA
- a CDS encoding energy-coupling factor transporter transmembrane component T family protein — MMDSMIIGKYVPGSSFVHRLDPRTKLLSIFFFVFIVFFANNYITYGLLGVFTILVVMVSQVPLYFILKGMKPILWIVLFTFILHIFMTKDGALLFHFGFLNIYEEGLKQGIFISLRFVYLIMMTTLLTLTTTPIEVTDGMEKLLHPFRKIKLPVHELALMMSISLRFIPTLLEETDKIMKAQMARGVDFTSGPLKDRLKAIVPLLVPLFVSAFKRAEELATAMEARGYRGGEGRTKYRQLVWGMKDTFTMLLFILLTALLVLLRN, encoded by the coding sequence ATGATGGATAGTATGATTATCGGCAAATATGTGCCAGGTTCATCCTTTGTCCATCGTCTTGATCCAAGGACAAAGCTGTTATCAATTTTCTTTTTCGTTTTTATTGTCTTTTTTGCTAATAACTACATCACTTACGGGCTTTTAGGTGTTTTTACGATCCTTGTGGTGATGGTTTCACAGGTGCCGCTTTACTTTATTCTCAAGGGAATGAAGCCGATCCTATGGATTGTCCTGTTTACCTTTATTCTGCATATTTTCATGACAAAGGATGGCGCCTTGCTATTTCACTTTGGTTTTCTGAATATTTATGAAGAGGGTTTAAAGCAGGGGATCTTCATTTCACTGCGTTTTGTGTATCTTATTATGATGACGACACTTCTTACGTTAACCACAACGCCAATAGAAGTGACGGACGGTATGGAGAAGCTGCTGCATCCGTTCCGTAAAATCAAACTGCCTGTTCATGAACTTGCCCTCATGATGTCCATCTCTCTTCGATTTATTCCGACTTTACTAGAAGAGACAGACAAAATCATGAAAGCACAAATGGCAAGAGGTGTTGATTTTACAAGCGGACCTCTAAAGGATCGTTTGAAAGCGATCGTTCCTTTGCTTGTCCCGCTTTTCGTCAGTGCGTTTAAGCGTGCGGAGGAATTGGCGACCGCTATGGAAGCGAGAGGCTACCGCGGGGGAGAAGGGCGCACGAAATACCGCCAGCTTGTCTGGGGCATGAAAGACACGTTTACGATGCTTCTATTCATCTTGTTAACGGCACTTCTTGTACTTTTGAGAAATTAG
- the truA gene encoding tRNA pseudouridine(38-40) synthase TruA, translating to MKVKCTVSYDGTHFKGYQVQPGQRTVQTEIESALARMHKQEELIPIVASGRTDSGVHAMGQVIHFDTPLSIPMERWPFALNSLLPDDIRVLKAEKVDESFHARFSVVSKEYRYKVSTETHQNVFTRQYACHYPYQLDVEKMKEAAGHLIGTHDFTSFCAANTEVQDKVRDIYTLEWENVSDGLEMRVRGNGFLYNMVRIIAGTLLEIGSGKFHPEEIKAMLAARNREAAGKTAPSHGLYLWEVFYDN from the coding sequence ATGAAGGTAAAATGTACCGTATCATACGATGGAACACATTTTAAAGGCTATCAGGTGCAGCCTGGGCAGCGAACTGTTCAGACGGAGATTGAGTCAGCTCTTGCAAGAATGCATAAACAGGAGGAATTGATTCCGATTGTGGCTTCCGGTCGTACAGACAGCGGTGTCCATGCCATGGGGCAGGTCATCCACTTCGACACCCCGCTCTCGATCCCGATGGAGAGATGGCCTTTTGCCCTCAACAGCTTGCTGCCTGATGATATCCGTGTTCTAAAGGCTGAGAAAGTGGATGAGTCGTTTCATGCAAGATTTAGTGTCGTTTCGAAGGAGTACCGTTATAAGGTCTCAACGGAAACGCATCAAAATGTGTTCACGAGACAATACGCGTGTCACTATCCTTACCAGCTGGATGTTGAAAAAATGAAAGAAGCTGCTGGACACTTGATTGGCACACATGACTTCACAAGCTTTTGTGCGGCCAATACGGAGGTTCAGGACAAGGTGAGGGATATTTACACCCTCGAGTGGGAAAACGTCTCAGACGGGCTTGAAATGCGTGTGAGAGGAAATGGCTTTTTATACAACATGGTGCGAATTATCGCTGGAACGTTACTTGAAATCGGATCTGGTAAATTTCACCCTGAGGAGATCAAAGCCATGCTTGCCGCCCGAAATCGCGAAGCGGCAGGCAAGACTGCCCCTAGTCACGGACTGTATTTATGGGAAGTTTTCTATGACAACTAA
- the rplM gene encoding 50S ribosomal protein L13: MRTTPMANASTIERKWLVVDAAGKTLGRLSTEVASLLRGKHKPTYTPHVDTGDHVIIINAEKIELTGKKLTDKIYYRHTMHPGGLKQRTALEMRTNYPEKMLELAIKGMLPKGPLGRQMFKKLNVYRGAEHPHQAQQPEVYELRG; the protein is encoded by the coding sequence ATGCGTACAACACCAATGGCGAACGCAAGCACAATTGAGCGCAAATGGCTAGTTGTTGATGCGGCAGGCAAGACTCTAGGTCGTCTTTCTACTGAAGTAGCATCACTTTTGCGCGGTAAGCACAAACCAACTTATACACCACACGTTGATACAGGTGATCACGTCATCATCATCAACGCTGAGAAAATCGAATTAACAGGTAAGAAATTGACGGACAAAATTTACTACCGTCACACGATGCACCCAGGTGGTTTGAAACAAAGAACTGCTCTTGAGATGCGTACAAACTACCCTGAAAAAATGTTGGAGCTTGCTATCAAAGGTATGCTTCCAAAGGGTCCACTAGGTCGTCAAATGTTCAAAAAATTAAATGTGTACCGTGGTGCAGAGCATCCACATCAAGCACAACAACCTGAAGTTTACGAACTTCGCGGTTAA
- the rpsI gene encoding 30S ribosomal protein S9, whose protein sequence is MAQVQYYGTGRRKSSVARVRLVPGEGRIVVNNREITEYIPFAALIEDVKQPLNITETANSYDVLVNVHGGGFSGQAGAIRHGISRALLEVDPEYRTPLKRAGLLTRDPRMKERKKYGLKGARRAPQFSKR, encoded by the coding sequence TTGGCACAGGTTCAATATTACGGTACAGGTCGTCGTAAAAGTTCTGTAGCGCGCGTTCGCTTAGTTCCAGGTGAAGGCCGTATCGTCGTTAATAATCGTGAAATTACTGAATACATTCCATTCGCTGCTTTAATCGAAGACGTGAAACAGCCTTTGAACATCACAGAAACAGCTAACAGCTACGATGTTCTTGTAAATGTTCACGGTGGTGGATTCTCTGGTCAAGCTGGAGCAATTCGTCACGGTATCTCTCGTGCTCTTCTAGAAGTAGATCCTGAGTACCGTACACCACTTAAACGTGCTGGACTTCTTACTCGTGACCCTCGTATGAAAGAGCGTAAGAAATACGGTCTTAAAGGCGCACGTAGAGCTCCTCAGTTCTCGAAACGTTAA
- a CDS encoding GNAT family N-acetyltransferase, with translation MNLTTERCLIRRFTYDDWQDVYAYTSDATVMKYIPEGVFSKEDAKKFVKNNSHENAKNFAVLLKEDHTCIGHMVFHPYFGDHTYEIGWVFNPKYQNKGYASEAAYSVLNHGFKIMNLHRIIATCQPENIPSWRVMEKLGMRREGYFKKCIPQGNEWWDEFYYAILQEEWHAKKD, from the coding sequence ATGAATCTAACAACAGAAAGGTGTCTCATTCGTAGATTTACTTATGATGATTGGCAGGATGTTTATGCATATACATCTGATGCAACTGTTATGAAGTATATTCCGGAAGGCGTATTCTCTAAGGAAGATGCAAAGAAATTTGTCAAAAATAATAGTCATGAAAATGCTAAGAATTTCGCTGTCCTATTAAAAGAAGATCATACATGCATCGGACATATGGTGTTCCATCCATACTTTGGTGATCACACATATGAAATTGGGTGGGTCTTCAATCCTAAATACCAAAACAAAGGCTATGCATCTGAAGCGGCTTATTCCGTATTAAATCATGGATTTAAAATAATGAATTTACATAGGATCATCGCCACTTGTCAGCCTGAAAATATCCCTTCGTGGAGAGTGATGGAAAAATTGGGGATGAGAAGAGAGGGTTATTTTAAAAAGTGTATACCCCAAGGAAATGAGTGGTGGGATGAATTTTACTATGCCATCTTACAAGAGGAATGGCACGCAAAGAAGGATTGA
- a CDS encoding amidohydrolase family protein, translating to MRIFDAHFHIIDYDFPIQENQGYTPPSYVVNDYRRETADLGILGGAIVSGSFQGFDQGYLLKALGEMGTAFCGVTQLPYTVTDDEIVRLDQHGVKALRFNVKRGGSEDISKLDYFARRVYELAGWHSEIYIDAKHLPDISSTLEKLPVVSIDHLGLSEKGLPHLLKLVEKGVRVKATGFGRVDLNVEHALTSIYQTNPDALMFGTDLPSTRAKRPFEYGDVELIQQLFDEKASDQILYKNAHHWYFGQ from the coding sequence ATGAGGATCTTTGATGCACATTTTCATATCATTGACTATGATTTTCCCATTCAAGAAAACCAAGGGTATACACCGCCTAGTTATGTGGTGAATGATTATAGAAGAGAGACGGCTGATTTGGGGATTTTAGGTGGAGCGATTGTTTCGGGGTCATTTCAGGGATTTGACCAAGGCTATTTATTGAAAGCGCTAGGTGAAATGGGGACGGCTTTTTGCGGCGTGACTCAATTGCCGTATACGGTGACCGATGATGAAATTGTTCGATTGGATCAACATGGGGTAAAGGCGCTACGTTTTAACGTGAAGCGAGGCGGTTCGGAGGATATTTCGAAGCTCGATTATTTTGCGAGAAGGGTGTATGAGCTGGCGGGATGGCATAGTGAGATTTACATAGACGCTAAGCATCTCCCTGACATCTCATCTACGCTTGAAAAGCTGCCGGTCGTTTCGATTGATCATTTAGGCTTATCGGAAAAAGGCTTGCCACATTTGCTAAAGCTGGTTGAAAAAGGAGTTCGTGTGAAAGCAACAGGTTTTGGGCGTGTCGATTTAAACGTTGAACATGCATTGACGTCTATCTATCAAACGAACCCTGATGCACTGATGTTTGGTACAGACCTTCCATCCACAAGGGCGAAGCGTCCATTTGAATACGGTGATGTTGAGTTGATTCAACAGCTTTTTGATGAAAAAGCATCTGATCAAATCTTATATAAGAACGCACATCATTGGTATTTTGGTCAATGA
- a CDS encoding GNAT family N-acetyltransferase, translating to MDLSQLTCREATREDLDKIVFMLSDDMLGQKRERYTRPLLESYMKAFHSIDADPNIELIVACDQEEAVGVLQLTMTPFLTHQGGWRASIEGVRTASTHRGKGVGTLLIKWAIQRASDRGCHMIQLTTDKQRPDARRFYEKLGFEATHDGMKLHLLRQ from the coding sequence TTGGATTTAAGTCAACTGACTTGTAGAGAAGCCACGCGGGAAGATCTTGACAAGATCGTCTTCATGCTTTCAGATGACATGTTAGGTCAAAAAAGAGAGCGTTACACTCGCCCATTATTAGAAAGCTATATGAAAGCCTTTCATTCTATAGATGCAGATCCAAATATTGAACTCATTGTTGCGTGTGATCAGGAAGAAGCAGTTGGTGTTCTCCAGTTAACCATGACGCCATTTCTTACACATCAAGGAGGTTGGAGAGCATCAATAGAAGGAGTTCGTACGGCTTCGACCCATAGAGGGAAAGGAGTCGGCACGCTGCTCATAAAATGGGCCATTCAACGCGCAAGCGACCGCGGCTGTCATATGATTCAACTGACAACAGACAAACAGAGACCAGATGCACGCCGTTTTTACGAAAAGTTGGGGTTTGAAGCTACGCATGATGGGATGAAGCTGCATCTTCTTCGTCAATAA
- a CDS encoding class A beta-lactamase-related serine hydrolase translates to MLLKIGLVVLSVVILYVVIQILLYKRDMKKTKEDLLTFVTKNKKDVSVTIIENDDVVLEWNADQKTPLASTMKLVVLFHFVKAVSSGDIKLDEKVALSDVERFYIDRTDGGAHTYWLEVNDFSEHVTLLDVAKGMMQVSSNACTDYLIDRLGLEKINDRMKQAGLTEHDELMPVTPKLLWSSYVSDHRRDALKQMSGVSQEQYKSLMIEIFNIMKNDPEQKKALEEKMKKKNLLSWRIQSLLTQKMTKSTTNEYAHFMKRLHDELLTKEEKSLFSQIVLGETLKTEKDQYLWYKGGSTLFVFTAALYRKTDTSSISISLFINDPKANHSHWIGGVFNEFMLTAAVDQSFRQRLIQAFTT, encoded by the coding sequence ATGTTACTCAAAATCGGTCTAGTTGTCCTAAGTGTGGTCATACTTTACGTGGTCATTCAAATCTTGCTGTATAAAAGAGATATGAAGAAAACGAAGGAAGATCTTTTGACATTTGTCACAAAAAACAAAAAGGACGTATCAGTGACAATTATTGAAAATGATGATGTGGTGTTAGAGTGGAATGCTGATCAAAAAACGCCACTTGCAAGTACAATGAAATTAGTGGTTTTATTTCATTTTGTCAAAGCTGTATCCAGCGGCGACATCAAGCTAGATGAAAAAGTGGCGTTGTCTGATGTAGAGCGGTTTTATATTGATAGAACAGACGGTGGTGCACACACATACTGGCTGGAGGTCAATGATTTTTCTGAGCATGTGACTTTATTAGATGTCGCCAAAGGGATGATGCAAGTCAGTTCGAATGCTTGTACGGATTATTTGATTGACCGGCTGGGCTTAGAGAAGATCAATGATCGGATGAAACAAGCAGGTCTTACAGAACATGATGAACTCATGCCAGTTACCCCAAAGCTTTTGTGGTCATCCTATGTATCTGATCATCGGCGGGATGCATTAAAGCAAATGAGCGGTGTATCCCAAGAACAATACAAATCTCTGATGATTGAGATTTTTAATATCATGAAAAATGACCCAGAGCAAAAAAAGGCGTTAGAAGAAAAAATGAAGAAAAAGAACTTATTAAGCTGGCGTATTCAATCATTACTGACGCAAAAGATGACAAAGTCTACAACCAATGAATATGCACATTTTATGAAACGTCTGCATGATGAGCTGTTAACAAAAGAAGAAAAGAGTCTTTTTAGTCAAATTGTGCTGGGAGAAACATTGAAGACGGAAAAAGATCAATATCTTTGGTATAAAGGCGGTTCAACATTGTTTGTTTTCACAGCTGCTTTATATCGAAAAACGGATACATCATCGATATCCATTTCTCTTTTTATCAATGATCCGAAAGCGAATCATTCTCACTGGATTGGGGGAGTATTCAATGAATTTATGCTTACTGCAGCAGTGGATCAAAGTTTTCGACAACGATTGATTCAAGCTTTCACTACATAA
- a CDS encoding DUF4825 domain-containing protein produces MKKWMYILLLLTVILSACSSQAAEKESDIEGIEDISLKQLSKHKNTYLGDNSAIHEILSNLPGGVIREFEIVDGKALKVTYGVKENADYTEKQFDAYWFDQKDTIEKTYLYNAIALFILVDNVEQVTLKMNSSDEPSVTFKRQQLEKKLPHSFKSYKDDTALWQKELVDGVVKSKEKRQDVYNTFPMQK; encoded by the coding sequence ATGAAGAAATGGATGTATATCCTGCTGCTATTGACAGTCATTCTATCCGCATGCAGCAGTCAAGCCGCCGAGAAAGAGAGCGACATCGAAGGAATAGAAGACATATCCTTAAAACAGCTCTCCAAGCACAAAAACACGTATCTTGGTGACAACTCAGCAATTCACGAAATTTTATCAAACCTTCCTGGAGGCGTGATTCGAGAATTTGAAATCGTCGATGGAAAAGCATTAAAAGTGACATATGGGGTAAAAGAGAATGCCGATTACACCGAAAAACAATTTGACGCATACTGGTTTGATCAAAAGGACACAATTGAAAAAACGTATTTATACAATGCAATCGCACTTTTTATTCTTGTCGATAACGTAGAGCAGGTAACCCTCAAGATGAACTCAAGTGACGAGCCTTCCGTCACGTTCAAAAGACAGCAGCTAGAAAAAAAGCTTCCTCACTCTTTTAAATCGTACAAAGACGATACAGCACTTTGGCAGAAGGAGCTTGTAGATGGAGTTGTGAAGTCGAAAGAAAAACGCCAAGATGTATACAACACGTTTCCAATGCAGAAATAA
- a CDS encoding DUF2521 family protein has product MAEVLSFYQLKTKRDVALEKKLLRTLSLQKVTAASEKFTKKLFPFADDPAGMMSDGCIDFAIEAFLAGGRYGELSKYGESFDNIKKRSSQEDDELIEELTGCLQSWGNMFRMERKTSCLYPFAKEFLNMWWQEGFRESEKRHKLRLH; this is encoded by the coding sequence ATGGCAGAAGTGCTTTCATTTTATCAATTGAAAACAAAACGAGATGTCGCGCTTGAAAAGAAGCTGTTGCGTACATTGTCTCTTCAAAAGGTGACGGCCGCTTCGGAGAAATTCACGAAGAAGCTGTTTCCGTTTGCTGATGATCCAGCCGGTATGATGAGTGACGGCTGTATTGATTTCGCAATTGAAGCTTTTTTAGCCGGTGGAAGATACGGTGAGTTAAGTAAGTACGGTGAATCGTTCGATAATATTAAGAAGCGGTCATCCCAGGAGGATGATGAGCTGATTGAGGAGTTGACTGGTTGTTTGCAATCGTGGGGAAATATGTTCCGAATGGAGCGAAAGACGTCATGTCTGTATCCATTTGCCAAAGAGTTTTTAAACATGTGGTGGCAGGAAGGCTTTCGAGAATCAGAAAAAAGACACAAGCTTCGGCTGCACTAA
- the cwlD gene encoding N-acetylmuramoyl-L-alanine amidase CwlD, translating into MKRKLKWTGFLIGFIVLLFLFRFQFLNDDSWKSWNLPLSGKIIYLDPGHGGPDGGAVGGELLEKEIALDVSMKIRDYLQEQGALVLMTREDDSDLSSKNTKGYARKKAEDLRNRVKAINESEADLYLSIHLNAIPSNKWSGAQTFFYGKYEENEKAAKFIQDELRNNLENTDRKAKRINGIYLMQNVTKPGALVEVGFLSNPKEASQLATPKYQDQIAASIYKGILRYLTEQKEPPE; encoded by the coding sequence ATGAAAAGAAAGCTGAAGTGGACAGGGTTTTTAATTGGGTTTATTGTCCTCTTATTCTTATTCAGATTTCAATTTCTAAATGATGATTCATGGAAATCGTGGAATTTGCCTCTAAGTGGGAAGATCATCTATTTAGATCCGGGTCACGGCGGTCCAGATGGCGGGGCTGTAGGTGGAGAGCTGCTTGAAAAAGAGATTGCACTGGATGTGTCCATGAAGATACGTGACTATTTGCAGGAGCAGGGAGCGCTTGTTCTCATGACCCGGGAGGATGATTCTGATCTATCATCAAAGAATACAAAGGGATATGCCCGTAAGAAAGCGGAGGATTTGAGAAACCGTGTGAAAGCCATCAATGAGTCTGAAGCGGATCTCTATTTAAGCATTCATTTAAATGCGATTCCATCGAACAAATGGAGCGGGGCGCAAACGTTTTTTTACGGAAAGTATGAAGAGAATGAAAAGGCAGCGAAGTTCATTCAAGATGAATTGCGCAACAACCTCGAAAACACAGATCGAAAAGCGAAGCGGATTAACGGCATTTATTTAATGCAAAATGTCACGAAGCCAGGAGCCCTTGTAGAAGTCGGTTTCCTCTCTAATCCGAAGGAGGCTAGTCAGCTGGCAACACCTAAGTATCAGGATCAAATTGCTGCCTCCATTTATAAAGGAATTCTGAGATATTTAACAGAGCAAAAAGAGCCGCCTGAATAA